One segment of Sander vitreus isolate 19-12246 chromosome 20, sanVit1, whole genome shotgun sequence DNA contains the following:
- the exoc5 gene encoding exocyst complex component 5 produces MATTAQLFEEPFDADEYIERLAWRTPGGGSKGGAEAFDPKRLLEEFENHIEELKQLDEKIQRRVEKLEHQCHREAKEFAHKVQDLQRSNQVAFQHFQELDEHISYVATKVCHLGDQLEGVNTPRQRAVEAQRLMTYFNEFLDGDLRSDVFNNPDKIKEAADIIQKLHLIAQELPFDRFADVKAKIASKYHDLERQLIQEFTAAQRRGEIGRMREVAAVLLHFKGYAHCVDVYIKQCQEGAYLRNDVFEDTAVLCQRVNKQVGEVFSSPETVMAKLIQNIFENKLQAHVKEKLDETRHSDVEQYLKNLYDLYTRTTALATKLTEFNLGSDKHTFLSKLIKSIFSSYLESYIDMERDYLRSRGAMILQRYYDSKNHQKRLIGTGSIQELKERIRQRTNLSLGPVIDTHGETFLSPELVVNLLQETRHAFERCHKLSDPSDLPKNAFSIFLLLVDHLCVEHIDYALEIGLSAIPSSDAKNANLYFLDVVQQANSIFHLFDKQFNDQLMPLISSSPKLAECLHKKKEVIEQMEVKLDTGIDRTINCMVGQMKHILATEQKKTDFRPEDENNVMIQYTTACSKVCVYVSRQVEHVRKSMDGKNVDTVLTELGVRFHRLIHEHLQQYSYSSMGGMLAICDVAEYRRCAKDFRVPLVLQLFDTLHALCNLLVVAPDNLKQVCSGEQLTNLDRNLLHAFVQLRVDYRSARLGRHFS; encoded by the exons CTGAGGCATTTGACCCTAAAAG GCTGTTGGAAGAATTTGAGAACCACATAGAAGAGCTGAAGcagttggatgagaagatccAGCGGCGGGTGGAGAAGCTTGAGCATCAGTGTCACCGCGAGGCCAAGGAATTTGCCCACAAAGTTCAAGACTTGCAGAGGAGCAACCAG GTGGCCTTTCAACATTTCCAGGAGCTCGATGAGCATATCAGCTATGTGGCAACCAAGGTTTGTCACCTTGGCGACCAGCTGGAGGGGGTGAACACGCCTCGGCAGAGGGCTGTGGAAGCTCAGCGTCTGATGACCTACTTCAACGAGTTCTTGGATGGAGACCTACGCAGTGACGTCTTCAATAACCCAGACAAG aTTAAGGAGGCTGCTGATATAATTCAGAAGCTGCATCTCATTGCCCAGGAGCTGCCATTCGACAG ATTTGCAGATGTCAAGGCAAAAATTGCAA GTAAGTACCATGACCTGGAGCGGCAGTTAATCCAGGAGTTCACAGCTGCCCAGCGCAGGGGTGAGATTGGACGTATGCGGGAGGTGGCAGCGGTTCTATTGCATTTCAAG GGCTATGCACACTGTGTGGATGTTTATATCAAGCAGTGTCAGGAA GGGGCCTACCTGAGGAATGATGTGTTTGAGGACACTGCGGTCCTCTGCCAGAGGGTCAACAAGCAGGTGGGCGAGGTCTTCAGCAGCCCAGAGACTGTTATGGCCAAACTCATCCAGAAcatctttgaaaacaaattacAG GCCCACGTTAAGGAAAAACTGGATGAGACTCGACACTCTGATGTAGAACAGTACCTCAAGAACCTCTATGACCTTTACACCAG GACCACAGCATTGGCCACCAAACTGACTGAGTTCAACCTGGGCTCAGATAAGCACACTTTCCTGTCCAAGCTGATTAAGAGCATATTCTCCTCATACCTGGAAAGCTACATTGATATGGAGAGGGATTACCTTCGCTCTCGAGGTGCCATGATTCTGCAGCGCTACTACGACTCCAAGAATCACCAGAAACGCCTAATTGGCACCGGCAG TATCCAAGAACTGAAGGAGCGGATCAGACAGCGCACAAACCTCTCCCTCGGCCCTGTCATAGACACCCATGGGGAGacctttctgtccccagagctCGTTGTCAACCTGCTGCAGGAGACGCGTCATGCCTTTGAGAGATGCCACAAG CTTTCAGATCCTTCAGACCTGCCCAAGAACGCCTTCTCGATCTTCCTGCTGCTGGTTGACCATCTGTGTGTGGAACACATCGACTACGCCCTAGAGATTGGCCTCTCAG CAATTCCCTCATCAGATGCCAAGAATGCCAACCTGTACTTCCTGGATGTCGTTCAACAGGCGAACTCTATCTTCCACTTGTTTGACAAGCAGTTTAATGACCAGCTCATGCCTCTAATAAG CTCATCTCCAAAGTTGGCAGAGTGCCTGCACAAGAAGAAAGAGGTGATTGAACAGATGGAAGTAAAACTGGACACAGGAATCGACAG AACAATAAATTGCATGGTGGGACAAATGAAGCACATCTTGGCAACAGAGCAGAAGAAGACTGATTTCAGGCCTGAGGACGAGAACAACGTCATGATCCAGTACACTACA GCCTGCTCCAAGGTATGCGTCTACGTCAGTCGGCAGGTGGAGCATGTGCGGAAGTCCATGGATGGGAAAAATGTGGACACAGTGCTGACGGAGTTGGGCGTTCGTTTCCACCGGCTCATCCACGAGCACCTACAGCAGTACAGCTACAGCTCAATGGGAGGCATGCTGGCCATCTGTGATGTGGCTGAATACCGACGATGCGCCAAGGATTTCAGG GTCCCTCTGGTGCTGCAGCTCTTTGACACACTCCACGCCCTCTGTAACCTCCTGGTCGTTGCCCCTGACAACCTGAagcaggtgtgttcaggtgagcAACTCACCAATCTGGACCGAAATCTCCTGCACGCCTTCGTCCAGCTCAGAGTGGACTACCGTTCAGCCAGACTGGGCCGACACTTCAGTTAA